The following nucleotide sequence is from Hippopotamus amphibius kiboko isolate mHipAmp2 chromosome 11, mHipAmp2.hap2, whole genome shotgun sequence.
AAAACCCCAGGTCAGTCCCAACAGTGGGGTGAGGATGGCGACATTTTTGCTGATCCTCATAACTATGGCCACATCCTGAGACTTGGAACTGCCGATAGAGGGTCTCTGAGTATTGACAGCAACCACAAGAACCACAACAAGGTTCACAGCCACAATGACCAAGGCTGGGACGGCAAATGCTAGCAGAGCTCGGGTATCGTCCCAGTTAAGCCAGCAGGCACCGTGTCTCAGGTAGCCTCTGCCTGGCACCGTGATAGCAACCGTGGTGACAGCAATGACCAGTGGGCAACCATAGCCAATGGCAAAGCCAATGGCTATCATGTGGGACTTCATCATCCTCTGGAAAATGACCAACAGTCCATAGATGATGAGCAGTGCTTTGAAGAGCAtccagaaaaacagagagaggtaGAAAAAGTGGGTAAAAAACGTCACCGCAACACACCAGTTGTAGTCCTGGGCCTTTTTGTTAAAGATTGAGCCTAGGATGAACCACACATTGGCGGTCAGGAGCGACACAGCTATGTTCACAATGCATACGTGTCGCATGTATGATATCTCCGTCATGACCACCCGAGACCATACTGCGGTTTCAATTACCAAGCAAAGAATCAAGCTAAGGATGGAGACGCTGAGCCCAATGCAGGTGATGTAGTCCAGGACCGTGTTGTCTACAGATCTGGGGGACATGAGAATGGAAAAGGACATCATTGCGTGGGTGTAGTTACACCAGCATTTCACTTTGCTGGTGGTATCCAGTGTTGTTTCACAGACATTCTCATCCCACATCCTTTTCCTGGCATTCCAGCCAACACACTGGGCCCTGGCATCCCGGGATTTATTCATCTTCTCAAAGGTGAATAAGATTTGCTTCAGTCTTTCTGGTAGAATCACCGAAAGGACCAGCCCATTTAACGGTCTGGGGAGACTGGCATCTTGCAAGTGGGCTTCTTTCAGAACAGCCCCCAAGGTGGAGAAAGCTATGCCGACGGCTTGGGATGCATTGGGTGGCAGCTTCCACAGCTCTTGCCTGGGGATTTCTATCATTCCTAGGATACTCTCTGTTGTATTGCTTGTGTtcatggagaaactgaagcttcTCTCTGAGGTATTGTGGTCAATGGGAAACCCTTTCGTCTGAATGAAGAGTTCATCTGCAATGTGCTCCGATTCATTCCGGATGCGGAGTCGCCTTGCAAACCAATTCACTGACTGCAACAAGTCTGAGCTGGCATTTTTGTAGGGAATGAAAGCCCAGTTTGGAATGACCGCTGTGTCGAGGATGTGGTTGGCCACTTTGCTGTAGCTCTGCAGCGGAGAAGAGTGGGTATTACACTGGGGATTTACACCTTGTTGTACAAAGTTGATTTCTAAAACCTGAAATTTCTAAAGATCACGTGATTTGATATTATTTGACATATTCCTCTCCAGATTCACTGTTTATTAGAATCTCATGCTAGTAGGCCTATGAAGAGGGGAGAAAAGTAAAAGcatgttgaaaacaaaataaaataagatagaaggaaatgaaatgaaaagataaaataaaatgaaataaaataagacagaatgaaataaaataagataaaaggaaataaaataagatgaaataaaataaaataaattaaattaaatgaatcaCAGATCAGAGTTACGTGCTTTCTTTATTATATGCTCAGGGCAATATTTCCAAACTGCAACTTGTATAACCCACGCTTCCCATGAGATATTAATGACTATTTAAGGAGATTGGGAGTAGAGTCTATGGCAATCTAAGTTTAAGTACAGCATACCATATCCCTATACCATCCACTCTTATTAAAAAGTGCCAAGGTTCATTAACACATTATAAGCTCTAAAAAGTCCTGCCATAAGGAAACCTACTTGACTTTGTTTAATCCAGAGTGCCTATATCTGCTGTGCgacagatcttttaaaaatggaaactttgCTGAGATTTCTCAGGACAATAACACTCTACAagaataaatttgggaaacattAGAGCATGCACAGTCTTCCCCACGGCCATTTACTATGTGATAGCTTCTTGAAAATATTCAGTCTGTACAAAAACCTgtacaaaaaatgttttaacttctTGAAAACTTCCATAAACTAGGATAAATCCATATGCAAAACTGAAACGAATtgttctgattgctgtggttactGTAGTCTTTACCCTGAAAAGTACATTTGAAACTGTTAAAATgcaagatttgaaaaaaaaaattgtcagcaTTTATAATGAAATTAACAAAGAATACCTTCATTTTCTCTCCGGTCACATTATCAGACAAGtgtatggaaatattttttagtaaCTCCACTATAAATGCAATATTTCCAGACGTGGTTTCTGATGATTTCACAGCATCAATTATGCAGGCATAATCAAGTGGGCAGTTCTTTTGGATGCCTTGAGCTACACTCTCGACGGGCTCTGGGACGTGGTAGTCAAGCATGTGCGGAGAGTTAGGGGGTGCTGCCACAGAAAGGCGTGATACGCTCTTTgagtcctatttaaaaaaaaaaaaaaagttgtttcacTCAAAATGATTAAGCACCTAACATGCCAGACTAAAGGAGTTAAAGGCACAAATAACCCACATGGGAAAAACAGACAGAGAAGTAAGTGGCCCTGAAAAGTAGTTTAGATGCTGAAAAGTATCTGAGCTGTTGAAAACATGCTGAGCAGGTAAGTGGGTTCACAAACAGTAGGAGAGTCCATGAAATTTCCTATAGTGATCGGGGTGCTGACCTTTCTTATTGGAATCTTCTTTCAGAGCAGTGATTTTTAACTCAAGTATTATAACAAGACAGTTTTCTCCAGAGATATGGAGAAATTCTAGAGACAAAATTtgtctaattattttaaattattttctaaacagGAGCCACATGGAACTTCAGAGGGGAGTGGTTTTTGGAGGTTGGCAATTAAATACAGAATGCTAAGGcattgcaatttttaaaagtttagagtTCACTAAATAGAAGTTATTTGCTCATTTCCTCATACCTATTACCCAAAATTTCCCAGAATATGACTTAGGATACGTCAAAGCAATAATTTACTTCATTAAACTCACTTTTGAAAGCCACTGTAGTTGCAGAGATATCTATGTGATTACATATACTAAATGACAGAGTCTGCATTGATACTCCCTTTATAAAAACACTGTTGACATCTTAGGAGACTCAGAGATCCATGTGCTTCTACAAAACTGGAGGGGAGGCACAAGGAAACAGTCGCTAAGTGAAAggatataagataaaatattttaactgagaATTGTTGTAGTCATTGGATTTCTATTCCTTCTGGGACAcacatctctctcttcctttggtCAAGTGATTGAAAGTATTAGGAAAAGATATCAAACTGAATTTGATGCTAGACACATTTAGTTGCTTAACTAATTAGCATAAGAGGTATGCAAATCCATCTTTAATGCTAAAACTTTAATCTCTAAGTGTTTATCATTGTGTAGataactttcagatttttttctgagaaaagatTCTGAGAGGGAGAAATAGAGAGAGTAGGGAGATGGCAGTGTAGCTGAGAGTTTGGCTGAGGAAGGAGTGATAAGAGAAACCTGAATCTGCTCCGTAGAATTTCTCAAGTCTAGATCTTGAGAGAATTATTGTCATGCTgaacagaaaacattaaaaatgcctCTTCCCCATCCTGGGGGATTGGCTCTTGTAGAATATGCAAATAAGATGCAAATATGCAAATACATCACCATGAAGAGTGTTTCCACAGAAAGGCTTGTGCATGTTTCAATTGATTTTTGCCACTTGTTTCCATTACAGATAAATTCTATTTCTCCACGAAAGTGCTGAGCACAGGGCTGGCTGCAGTTGGAAGAAGTGGTACAAGGTCCATGGcatttttcttaaaaggaaaagagagagagagaagccaaatGAGCATGTCCACACTTTGACAGGGACAACTAACTCCATCCAGGGGCTAAGGGAttgcttcccagaggaggtgaggtTGAATGGAGCTCTCAGCAACACGTAAGCCCTGTCAGGCAGATTGTGAAGCTGATGTCTAGGCAGAGTGAAGAGCACGTGGAAAGGAGGGCTCACGGGTGGTTCATAAAGGCTGGTTCAGAGCATCTGAGGGGAGAGTGGCaagagaggagggtggggaggaacgCAGGGCCAAGTTGTGAAGGACTTTGGATCCTGTGCTAATAGGGGGGTTACCAGAAAACACGACTGGATTTGTGTTTGCAAGATCACTAATCACAGCATGGAGCAGCAGTCAGGAAACTTTTCTCTC
It contains:
- the ADGRF4 gene encoding adhesion G protein-coupled receptor F4 isoform X1, which codes for MKSQTITICCLMLFLAAECSHPKSKTHIKGGDKLQGPEGKPKTGRRQEKCHGPCTTSSNCSQPCAQHFRGEIEFICNGNKWQKSIETCTSLSVETLFMDSKSVSRLSVAAPPNSPHMLDYHVPEPVESVAQGIQKNCPLDYACIIDAVKSSETTSGNIAFIVELLKNISIHLSDNVTGEKMKSYSKVANHILDTAVIPNWAFIPYKNASSDLLQSVNWFARRLRIRNESEHIADELFIQTKGFPIDHNTSERSFSFSMNTSNTTESILGMIEIPRQELWKLPPNASQAVGIAFSTLGAVLKEAHLQDASLPRPLNGLVLSVILPERLKQILFTFEKMNKSRDARAQCVGWNARKRMWDENVCETTLDTTSKVKCWCNYTHAMMSFSILMSPRSVDNTVLDYITCIGLSVSILSLILCLVIETAVWSRVVMTEISYMRHVCIVNIAVSLLTANVWFILGSIFNKKAQDYNWCVAVTFFTHFFYLSLFFWMLFKALLIIYGLLVIFQRMMKSHMIAIGFAIGYGCPLVIAVTTVAITVPGRGYLRHGACWLNWDDTRALLAFAVPALVIVAVNLVVVLVVAVNTQRPSIGSSKSQDVAIVMRISKNVAILTPLLGLTWGFGIATLIEGTSLIFHIIFALLNAFQGFFILLFGTIMDHKIRDALRMRMSSPKRRSRVAGTNGNCHHCYIN
- the ADGRF4 gene encoding adhesion G protein-coupled receptor F4 isoform X3 — its product is MKSQTITICCLMLFLAAECSHPKSKTHIKGGDKLQGPEGKPKTGRRQEKCHGPCTTSSNCSQPCAQHFRGEIEFICNGNKWQKSIETCTSLSVETLFMDSKSVSRLSVAAPPNSPHMLDYHVPEPVESVAQGIQKNCPLDYACIIDAVKSSETTSGNIAFIVELLKNISIHLSDNVTGEKMKSYSKVANHILDTAVIPNWAFIPYKNASSDLLQSVNWFARRLRIRNESEHIADELFIQTKGFPIDHNTSERSFSFSMNTSNTTESILGMIEIPRQELWKLPPNASQAVGIAFSTLGAVLKEAHLQDASLPRPLNGLVLSVILPERLKQILFTFEKMNKSRDARAQCVGWNARKRMWDENVCETTLDTTSKVKCWCNYTHAMMSFSILMSPRSVDNTVLDYITCIGLSVSILSLILCLVIETAVWSRVVMTEISYMRHVCIVNIAVSLLTANVWFILGSIFNKKAQDYNWCVAVTFFTHFFYLSLFFWMLFKALLIIYGLLVIFQRMMKSHMIAIGFAIGYGCPLVIAVTTVAITVPGRGYLRHGACWLNWDDTRALLAFAVPALVIVAVNLVVVLVVAVNTQRPSIGSSKSQDVAIVMRISKNVAILTPLLGLTWGFGIATLIEGTSLIFHIIFALLNAFQIRDALRMRMSSPKRRSRVAGTNGNCHHCYIN
- the ADGRF4 gene encoding adhesion G protein-coupled receptor F4 isoform X2, which encodes MKSQTITICCLMLFLAAECSHPKSKTHIKGGDKLQGPEGKPKTGRRQEKCHGPCTTSSNCSQPCAQHFRGEIEFICNGNKWQKSIETCTSLSVETLFMDSKSVSRLSVAAPPNSPHMLDYHVPEPVESVAQGIQKNCPLDYACIIDAVKSSETTSGNIAFIVELLKNISIHLSDNVTGEKMKSYSKVANHILDTAVIPNWAFIPYKNASSDLLQSVNWFARRLRIRNESEHIADELFIQTKGFPIDHNTSERSFSFSMNTSNTTESILGMIEIPRQELWKLPPNASQAVGIAFSTLGAVLKEAHLQDASLPRPLNGLVLSVILPERLKQILFTFEKMNKSRDARAQCVGWNARKRMWDENVCETTLDTTSKVKCWCNYTHAMMSFSILMSPRSVDNTVLDYITCIGLSVSILSLILCLVIETAVWSRVVMTEISYMRHVCIVNIAVSLLTANVWFILGSIFNKKAQDYNWCVAVTFFTHFFYLSLFFWMLFKALLIIYGLLVIFQRMMKSHMIAIGFAIGYGCPLVIAVTTVAITVPGRGYLRHGACWLNWDDTRALLAFAVPALVIVAVNLVVVLVVAVNTQRPSIGSSKSQDVAIVMRISKNVAILTPLLGLTWGFGIATLIEGTSLIFHIIFALLNAFQGFFILLFGTIMDHKIRDALRMRMSSPKRRSRVAGMHR
- the ADGRF4 gene encoding adhesion G protein-coupled receptor F4 isoform X4; the encoded protein is MKSQTITICCLMLFLAAECSHPKSKTHIKGGDKLQGPEGKPKTGRRQEKCHGPCTTSSNCSQPCAQHFRGEIEFICNGNKWQKSIETCTSLSVETLFMDSKSVSRLSVAAPPNSPHMLDYHVPEPVESVAQGIQKNCPLDYACIIDAVKSSETTSGNIAFIVELLKNISIHLSDNVTGEKMKSYSKVANHILDTAVIPNWAFIPYKNASSDLLQSVNWFARRLRIRNESEHIADELFIQTKGFPIDHNTSERSFSFSMNTSNTTESILGMIEIPRQELWKLPPNASQAVGIAFSTLGAVLKEAHLQDASLPRPLNGLVLSVILPERLKQILFTFEKMNKSRDARAQCVGWNARKRMWDENVCETTLDTTSKVKCWCNYTHAMMSFSILMSPRSVDNTVLDYITCIGLSVSILSLILCLVIETAVWSRVVMTEISYMRHVCIVNIAVSLLTANVWFILGSIFNKKAQDYNWCVAVTFFTHFFYLSLFFWMLFKALLIIYGLLVIFQRMMKSHMIAIGFAIGYGCPLVIAVTTVAITVPGRGYLRHGACWLNWDDTRALLAFAVPALVIVAVNLVVVLVVAVNTQRPSIGSSKSQDVAIVMRISKNVAILTPLLGLTWGFGIATLIEGTSLIFHIIFALLNAFQIRDALRMRMSSPKRRSRVAGMHR
- the ADGRF4 gene encoding adhesion G protein-coupled receptor F4 isoform X5; the encoded protein is MLDYHVPEPVESVAQGIQKNCPLDYACIIDAVKSSETTSGNIAFIVELLKNISIHLSDNVTGEKMKSYSKVANHILDTAVIPNWAFIPYKNASSDLLQSVNWFARRLRIRNESEHIADELFIQTKGFPIDHNTSERSFSFSMNTSNTTESILGMIEIPRQELWKLPPNASQAVGIAFSTLGAVLKEAHLQDASLPRPLNGLVLSVILPERLKQILFTFEKMNKSRDARAQCVGWNARKRMWDENVCETTLDTTSKVKCWCNYTHAMMSFSILMSPRSVDNTVLDYITCIGLSVSILSLILCLVIETAVWSRVVMTEISYMRHVCIVNIAVSLLTANVWFILGSIFNKKAQDYNWCVAVTFFTHFFYLSLFFWMLFKALLIIYGLLVIFQRMMKSHMIAIGFAIGYGCPLVIAVTTVAITVPGRGYLRHGACWLNWDDTRALLAFAVPALVIVAVNLVVVLVVAVNTQRPSIGSSKSQDVAIVMRISKNVAILTPLLGLTWGFGIATLIEGTSLIFHIIFALLNAFQGFFILLFGTIMDHKIRDALRMRMSSPKRRSRVAGTNGNCHHCYIN